The following is a genomic window from Strongyloides ratti genome assembly S_ratti_ED321, chromosome : 1.
agaaaatattttaaaaaaacaattatcatttattggAGAAGATGATTGTAATATAGTGAAACGTGAAGGTTTTGATTATTTTGTTGAAAGAATGTATACTAAATATCAAAGAAAATTTagattaaaagattttaaaaatcgtgttattatatcaaaaattaaaatgaataatgaTGGAATGGGTAATATAGAGATTGGGGATCAAATATGTTCTGTAAATAACATGCCTGTTACtgataaaaaagtttgtaAAAGATTActtaatcattttttgatggtatgttaatttttttttatatttaatactaATATTAAAGGATGAGAGTGAAGTATCATTGATCATTGGTAGGCCAATATCAGATAGTGCTATTGAAGAAATAAATggaattttaagaaaaaaaaagtattacccaacatctataaaaatgaatgatGATGTTAAAGAAATTGTCAAAAGAGAGTGTAAAAGAATCCatcaaaatgatattaaagatattaCAGGAATTTTATCAAATGGATTAGGTGGAGAATATCAGAGTGTTTCTTTTGATACAACTATTCAGGAATTTAAAATTGCCTGTGATACTGAAGGAAGACgcttaaaaaaagttaaaaaaaaattttattaaaaatacaaacaataaatgtttacttataactaaaatattttatcaatgtattttaatattttatttttaattttattttattatcacactaatttactttaaaaaaaaatgaaaaagtcaaaaagaaaatatataaattgaataattgtaataacaataagttttaactaattttctagatttaaataaatatataacgatacattacaaataataaaagtataaaatttggCATcgcataatattttttaaatgcattttttttaacttgtGGATCAACCCAATCAGCAACAAATAAATTGATTTGTACATCATCATTTTCAGTTTTTGGAATTGGAGCATTTCTTGATGATCCCCAAACAATTTGACTACCCTCATAATTCATCATTGGAAAAGCATTAAAGTTATAAGGATCATTAGTAACATGTTCTAATCCCGTTCCGTCATCGTTAATAACATATAAATCAAAAGAAGCAAAACCTTCAGTAGCATTAAAATCAGAACTAAAGATTATCCTCTTATtgtcatttaaataataaggAGCCCAGTTAGAACCACCCAAATGTGTAATTTGCCTAAGATTTGTTCCATCAACATTTACAACAAATAATTCCATTGCAATTGGTTCAaccatattatattttaataatgttttatataattctaCTTCTTGAGCTGTTTTTGGTCGTGAGGCTCGGAAGACGAGTTTTTTTCCATCTGGAGAAAAGAATGATCCACCATCATAACCTAAATCAAATGTTATTTGTCTAACATCAGTTCCATCAACATTCATTGTAAAAAGTTCTAAATCTCCAGTTCTTAAACTTGTAAAAGCTATTTTTGTTCCATCTGGTGATAGAACAGCTTCAGCATCATAACCACTAAAGTTTGttaattgtttaattaatttaccatatttattaacaataaaaatatcaaattctGGATAGATATCCCATGTATAATATTGAGGACCACAAAGACTTTTTAAAACAGGATCAGTATTAACTTGGGGACTTTTACACATTTTATATGGGCATGTATCACCTGGTTTTGATGGATCCATTTTAACACTAGCAAATGTTCCTGCATATAATGTTGTTTGATTATCATTAAGAAAATATGAACATGTACAAACTCCAAGGCCAGTTGATATTTTCTTTggaaaatatattctttgaTCTTTAGTTAAAtctaattgataaatttgatCACATTTAGttccatattttttaataccaGTTGCTTGGTATGTCattttttcatcatcaaATGAAAAGTACCCTTCAGCATTTTCTCCTCCAAATGTAAGTTgtttaatattgtttaaatgTTTTTCCCCTGGATAAtgtgtaatattattatttattgtaatagtattcaatttatttttatcatcattaatttcttttttccaaacagagaaaatatttttttctatttcataaaatttaaattcatttactgtattatttatttcagaAAATGTAGAATATTCTAAGACACCTacataaatatctttatctTTAGTGGTtgaatttaataatgttataaatattgtataataaTCTTTAGAAACAATTACTGATTCAGCAATCATTTTTGAAAATCCATTTACAACTGTACTTTGGctagtattaaaatttagaTAATTGATTATACCATTACTAATGATAAAAGCATCATTATTATCACCTATTGACATtgatgtataaaaattaatctcgttagaaaaagatttaatactattatcattaatatcaaCATATGATATAGAACTATTcaattttgtataaaaaatattttttgataaagcAAAATTTACAAATGTATCATTGATATTATGATGAAAGAAGTAAATTCTGGATCCATCactagaatattttaaacccCAAGCTAAATTAGGAATCttgatttttttagtaatttcatattttgtagaatttaaaatttgaaaaataataatatttaaagttttattttcaattattataGCTGCTCCATTTTTACCAAATTTGTCGAATGTTATTTCACCTATAAAATATGAAGCATTTAATGGTTGAACAATAACATTcccataaatattattaataaaaatatcaaaatcaTTGTACAAAGATCGAAGATTATTTTTTCCATATGTTTTACAATATGTTACAATTATTGGATCTTTTGTTATATCACAAATATGTTTTGGGCATGTATTAATATttccattttttaaaaaaccaCTAACATCAGTctacaaaatttatatttattataactaaattaaattttacctTATGAACATTTGAACTAAAagcaatattatattttgtattagGAATAAATGATGGCATTGTTGATATTCCTAAACCAGAAGATAATTTACTAATATCagatatatcatttaaatcaAGTCTAAATATTTGATCACATTCATATTCATATTCACCACCGTATCCTGCATATCCAAGAAATCTTTCATCAGAAGTAATAGTTAAATGTGAATGTTGACCACCATTCGTGAGTTTAGCAAACTTTGCAATTTTATAGCCATTAACTATAAAACTTATTAACAATagcaaataaattttaatcaacatgatattaataaaattttactttttactacactttattttatactaataattttgtaatacCATTTAAGAATTTACTTTTCATAATAATCTGTGATATGATGTTAGCTACTGATAAATGTTGCGTCATATTACTTGATaactttttcaaattttttttgtctataCCATCATCACAATActgataaaaatgtattataatactttattatGCCAAAAGACATTATTTACATCTatcttattaataaaatatttatattgaatAGGTAATATTCGGTAATTTAGAATTGCAATTGTTACATATCCATTCTAAAGCAGGATCTtctagaaaaatattaaatgcaGTAGCTTCCATTGAAGAACATCTTTGGTGGTAATAAAAACTACATCCTTGATTTAATGCTGTACAACGAAGTCCCTTATCCTCACTACTCAATTGTCCTTTACATTCATTACAAAATCCTTTATCAGAACTTTTTTCTTCACacctttttaaattatttgctAAAGGCTCACATCCTATATTCCCATTCATTTGAGGACATGAGCCAGGTGGACGAA
Proteins encoded in this region:
- a CDS encoding PDZ domain-containing protein, encoding MPQYNMHTFKIPWTQNEILGITPSKNLTIINIQKNTLADGIFKIGDKICNINGKNILRLYELENLLNEFNDVLYITVERNEEQENILKKQLSFIGEDDCNIVKREGFDYFVERMYTKYQRKFRLKDFKNRVIISKIKMNNDGMGNIEIGDQICSVNNMPVTDKKVCKRLLNHFLMDESEVSLIIGRPISDSAIEEINGILRKKKYYPTSIKMNDDVKEIVKRECKRIHQNDIKDITGILSNGLGGEYQSVSFDTTIQEFKIACDTEGRRLKKVKKKFY
- a CDS encoding Six-bladed beta-propeller, TolB-like domain and WD40-like Beta Propeller repeat and WD40/YVTN repeat-like-containing domain-containing protein, coding for MSVSLINSAVENIKMESSSPSSLNNMLNQNNSPSVSSNYYNIHGVSPSEANTASNGPYNTSALTPNGSASENIPPHMKHEVDNLDCRNQYYNSNMNMMDNNMMSYHHHMQMNNQNYMQNPYMGPPLQIRNPFEEGVVVPQYNSYPPEKSNWHLYPSFITFRQKMLLPPDHPQSIALLQKYPPVDFKQVKGVSYPKNSMGMNMPVMQHSNQPMPSPNFPLPPQQMRPSFNQFPGNIPRPMIGSQQGMQGYPSPRFQMLSPSPNFPGPHSVPSQHPVPSSMGLPTNSNSMGPPSTPPVFDNRISQNFRPPGSCPQMNGNIGCEPLANNLKRCEEKSSDKGFCNECKGQLSSEDKGLRCTALNQGCSFYYHQRCSSMEATAFNIFLEDPALEWIFNGYKIAKFAKLTNGGQHSHLTITSDERFLGYAGYGGEYEYECDQIFRLDLNDISDISKLSSGLGISTMPSFIPNTKYNIAFSSNVHKTDVSGFLKNGNINTCPKHICDITKDPIIVTYCKTYGKNNLRSLYNDFDIFINNIYGNVIVQPLNASYFIGEITFDKFGKNGAAIIIENKTLNIIIFQILNSTKYEITKKIKIPNLAWGLKYSSDGSRIYFFHHNINDTFVNFALSKNIFYTKLNSSISYVDINDNSIKSFSNEINFYTSMSIGDNNDAFIISNGIINYLNFNTSQSTVVNGFSKMIAESVIVSKDYYTIFITLLNSTTKDKDIYVGVLEYSTFSEINNTVNEFKFYEIEKNIFSVWKKEINDDKNKLNTITINNNITHYPGEKHLNNIKQLTFGGENAEGYFSFDDEKMTYQATGIKKYGTKCDQIYQLDLTKDQRIYFPKKISTGLGVCTCSYFLNDNQTTLYAGTFASVKMDPSKPGDTCPYKMCKSPQVNTDPVLKSLCGPQYYTWDIYPEFDIFIVNKYGKLIKQLTNFSGYDAEAVLSPDGTKIAFTSLRTGDLELFTMNVDGTDVRQITFDLGYDGGSFFSPDGKKLVFRASRPKTAQEVELYKTLLKYNMVEPIAMELFVVNVDGTNLRQITHLGGSNWAPYYLNDNKRIIFSSDFNATEGFASFDLYVINDDGTGLEHVTNDPYNFNAFPMMNYEGSQIVWGSSRNAPIPKTENDDVQINLFVADWVDPQVKKNAFKKYYAMPNFILLLFVMYRYIFI